The genomic stretch GCAATAATACGTACTTATTTGCAGtgcaatatttaatttagattatacgtataaaataatgtattcggTACAAAGCTTCTTTATTTACTAAAGAACAccatacattttttaacaattgaAGTTTGCAGtatttgagaaaaaatggccTGATATAATTGTTTGTGCATATGAGATGCTGCTAAACGATACCAACCCGAGTTAGGGGGTTCATGACAGTGGTAATTTAGTTCTTTAATACGTATTTGTCTTGATAACGTGAAACATTTTATATATTCTAATATTGTACTTAAGGTTAATAATGTGGAGgtataaatattgcatatttaGACCGATCAGAATTCTAGATGTAATAAGAAATCGTTACAAAACGAAAGCCTATATTGTTGCTCACAATAAAAGTGCTACTAAGTTAAAGTTTTGCGCTAAGTCCGAAGTACAATCCCCTAAGTTTAAACTTAAACGTATCACAAATTGACTATCGGTCATTACAAACCCAAGTCTTCAGCgcgatttttataattattcgCAATTTCATCAAAACGATACCGATTGTCGAGGAACACGCATACAAAAAACGCATGCTTCTCATGTAAAAAGTGCAGTATGCACGGGCATCACTAGGCTGCCGCGGTCACCTGTCAGTTAGTGCATTGTTGAACTGCAAAATAAGGTTGACGTCATATTGTTGTTCTATATGAGTACGTAATCGAAGCGGTCATTCTGCCCCATACCTTTCAAACGTGTTCGTTTGTTGATATAAATTAATTTCGTTTGACAGGCAAATATCTTACACATCCTTTACTGATATACACATACAAACCAGTGAAAATCAAAAGAGCGGATAATTGAAATGTAATAAAACCCACAAGGGTACCGGTGGTTCTAAGCCGAGTATTAAAAATGATAAACAGAAACTAAGTCAGCAACATATTTATGGTTTAGGGTCAACATATAGCAGTTACATTGTCCAGCTTGTTGATAATGTCACATTGTACGTAACCAtcgttgtatttttttgtatCCGACTCCGCtttacacaaaaatatatattcatttttcatataaaacTGTGTAGTCTATTCATGTGTCAATCTGTTCTGCCCAAACTACAGCAATGCACTTAACTATCACGTTACGATGGACCTAAAGTGGCGTGTTGGCGACATAGATTCGTCGTAATGGTGTTCTTGTCGGTTTTTGAAGGGCGCAAAAGAGAAAATCtctaaaaacaacacaaaaaacgTCATATCACTTTTTAACTATTTGTTGTTTTGAAGTTTTTGAAACAACGGCAGATAAGAGCGTGGATACGACAAAAACGATATTTTTCGTCCGATCAGTTGGAGCGTTCTCACAGGAGGGCGCCAAACCGCCAAGACAAAATGGCGACAGGTGTCTTATTATTAGTAGTGAAATTTACCGAAATTGAATATGTTTATCATTTATCAAAATTGTGAGTTTAGGCTATATAATTTTGAAACAAGAATACTATTTTATGAGTGTGCCCATAAACGCCAGAATACATATTTGTCCGTAGTTTGTTCGTTCTCAGGGAACCTATACAGCTCCGAACAACTGtcgaaatatttttgttttagaaaTTAACACTTTAAAAATGCGTAGCTTAGGttgtttgttttataacaatATCATAGATCCGTACATTGTGAAGGCGTTTTTCCCTAAGTAATATTGTTTGCAGTTTGTTTTGAAATGCCCTTCTGGGATTAACTTTATTAGTTTGTATTATATCTGCTTTGTTTGTAGTAGGGTTCAAACAGTTTATTGGgcgttacaaataaaataaaatgtgtattccaAATACACATTACCACAAATGTGTTTCATTGTTACATTTATGTATcgaaatagattttaaaaacacacacattaagatatcaacaataaattaaaaacaatgaatTACCCGAAACTACACTTTGCCTGTTTTGCAATCGAATCCCATTCTGGGATAAAACATTCGCCGTCTGAGTTGTCAAATTGGCAGACACTTCTTCTTACTCGCCACTAGAAACGGGATAACATATGGACCGCTTTAATTCAAGAACTAACTTATTGTCTGTGGTCTTAGGTTGAATGGTGAAACCATATCTGTTTAATATATCAGTACTCGTCTATTCAAGTCCATTTACATGCACGTGactaatttctaaaattaaatactGAAAATTATCTAATATTAAATTTGGATGGGTGCAGCTGTTCTGAATTTTATGAGAATTAAACTCACATTTATTTGGGGCACACAACTTGCCAAGTCTGACACAGAAGTATATGTCGTTCAATTAATTGTAACGGTCTAACATATGTGTTCCCACCAGGTCAAACTAACCTGTAAAAATAACCACAAAGTCGCATCGGAACTATGACGAACTATTTTCGATTTCAAACATGAATGTGACATTGACTTAAAATTTCAGTTTTAAGTTCAACATCATACAAATGTATCACATTAACATTATTATGGACTTCATCAATACGTCAGTTGGTAGAGGAGCATACTAGTGTTCCGGGGCTGTGGGTGTGAGGCGCATACCGGCCTTCATGAAGTAACCAGCATTTGTATAAATACGCCGGGAAAATTTACGTGTGTAGTTGTCTATAATGTCTTCAACAAAGGAGTTGCCAGAACCCTAGGCGAGCATATCTTTGCAGCAGATGGCCAGTGCCTTTGACATAATAATTTTACTTTAACATATATTATGAGCAATGCTTAATATGTTAGGCAACCATTGGTAATACTAGGGTGATAATcaactttattttgtttaaacgcTGTGATCAATGAAACAATGCAATTCaagatactgtgaaaccattattaatcgtcaggcattaattttcataaatttcgtcagtcgaccgatcggcgaatttaagatcctaacgaacaatcatgctctatgtttgaacaaaaacaaataccaaattgaacaatattttaaaactataccgtagacatgaggcattaaattccaacataatccatgcacacattcactgctgtttcgtaatcaagattaatccggttttgacacaaagggatgtagattacacaaggtacttaactgacacgtgacacttctttaaaacgcgtgtgcattacagctgtatcgaatgcgttgacttcgtttatgtagaatggtaatgaattagcgctaattgtttataactttattacccattaggtgcattgtgtttttcaggggtgttgcatattagccatcacgcagcgaatgccgatgaaagacaataaaccaaataaaaagatgacgatgtgtgatcaacatgcgtatttatcacaaattaataatgaatattttaattgctgtttgttgtttgattgtttgcgtttaaccacacttattactattttatatgtatcaatttatttatttttaaattattgacattattgatttatataccggtagtttactttttaagaacaaacacacacatagagtttctaattttaatgttgatatcagaaaaaaagcattttatttgaaaaaaaacacttaacaaactggaacctctttcgtataacacaaacagttttaaaacggtattgacagcattttaataaaaatcataccaactagaacacatacccaattggcaattggcttcgttgttacaaacactcgttaacggttattcgatcccacttgtccgctaatcataacaatgaacgtgttaatggcatacattaagagggtccattactgtcccttgataacaaaagactagttaattggcatgtgacaaacaggccccatatcctgcagtgattctcaagtgtgttcccgcattcgtaccacgatttttcgcaactgcgattgatcgcgaatatgtattacacacaaatcggatattgactgacgcattttttaaaattcaaaatcagaaatcggcgaatttaagtgctgacgaaatcgtcatttttataaaaatggcgaaattttgtgctgtcgaaaataaatggtttcacagtaacataaaatgtgttttgaGCAGGTGCTATTTACAATAGGCAATTCTTTGTTTCTTTGATATCTAAGCAAAGCTTacgtatttgtattaaaataatacaaatcgAATTCCCTACCACCGAAAATGTTCGACAGTGAGCACCATTTTTACAAATTGCCTTACAATCGTACTTAAGCATGTACTGACTTTATATGACTTTAATGCAACACAATTTTTTCGACTTTGCAGATGGATATGCACCGACATgtatctttttataaatatgcagATATACAAACATACTTACAATGCTCACTAACCTGAGGCCAAATAATTATTAAGGACAGAGCAGAGTTGGTGACCGCATCAATGCCACTGCTAACTTACAGAAACTCCGGTCTGATAATAACTCTTGTGTGACATGCCCCATGGGTAAAATGAAATGCCTACGTAGGTTAATATCCGAGGCAGTgtaaacaatcaaattaaatgcaaacaaaacgtCATTGTGCAAGTATAACAAGGAATTGAAGAGAAACcccattgataaaaaataaaattaaaatttaagaagtaccaccatttttttatatatttgttagcGACAAAAAATAAATCTTCTCTTAAATATCttatgtcaaatgtcaaatatgtaaTTGATAGTTTAACATGACGAATTGCCTCTTGCAATTGGAAGCGTAGATCTATACcgacaaatattatattataagtatttttattatttcgttTATGACTGGTCATCACTAGCATTTGACTCCTTAGAAAATAAAATGACGGTTAATAAAACCGATCAATATTGTGTTTTGATGTTTTAAATACTGAACACTTCTGTACGAACTATATACAAATCACCCTTACAGTTACGTATCACATTAAATTGAAGTCTCACAATCATTTCGTCATGTCGATATACACTAAACACCCTCATTATTTTCGATTGTGTGCTTATGATCAATTAAATGTTTGATCTGCATAACGCCTGCATAACATCAAACAACAAATTAAGtgtgtgaaaatactgagctcaggtcggggattgaacccacgacctccagagtgtaAAAGGAGGGATGATGGTATAGCTTGCACTGGCCAAGCCTACTTGCAGGACACGCCTACggcatgaatgcctctttgatagcatCTTCAGAGACGGACtgttttgtatgcttgacgagtacggatgtaaataaaaccagtataaccttcaatggtgtttgttccttaaatggagttCCTTCAATGGTGATCAATAGTGTATTCTGTACATGAAACACTATAATTGGCGACGAGGATATAACACGTTcaattaaattgtcttaaatgatGGAAAAAGAAAACGACTATCTGCCCCGATTCGATGTGCATGGTGAGCCGTCGGGATTAGCGGCAAAGTGGAAACGTTGGTTTCGAGCGCGTGAGCTGTATGTTGTCGGGAAAGGAATTAAAGACAATGACCGTAAACATACATTCTTGCTTCACAAGGCTGGCATGGAAGTACAGGATGTATTCTACACTTTGCCGGAAGGAGAGGGAGCAAACGTTTATGCTAGAACCGTCGATGCGTTAAGTAAGTATTTCGCGCATCAAGCGAATGTTCCTTACGAAAGACATATGTTCCGGAAGTTAAATCAGTCGCCGACAGAATCCGTCGATCAATATATCACACGGTTGCGACAGAAAGCAGAGACGTGTGAATTTGAGAACACAGATGAACAGATAAGAGATCAGgtgattgaaaaatgcatctCAAGTGAGCTAAGACGGAAACTTCTACAAAAAGGACGTGATTTATCCCTGACAGAATTGCGTTCCATTGCGAGAACATGCCAAACATCAGGCAAAATGCATAGAGCAAAACCCACAGTCGGTTAACACAACAACAAACCGAACAACAAAAGGTACGTTTACACGGAAAAATCGTGCACAAAATgacgttcaatgttttaaatgtgggAAACGAGGTCATGTTGCTAAAGACAGCACGTGTCCGGCGCGTGGAAAGCACTGCAATAACTGTGGAAAGATAGGACATTTTGCGATTAAATGCCGATCGGGTGAAAAGTCGAAAAAAAACGCCTACTGTGCGTCAAGTTGTAGACACAACTGATGACGGACAGTTCACGTTTAGTGTACAAAATAAGTACCCGACTGCAACATCGATAATGGTCGAAATTGGTGGTGTAGAAATAAAGGCGATCATTGATTCCGGTTCTACTTGCAACATTGTGGATAGAAAAACGTGGAAGTTTTGTAAACGAAATGACATACAATGCAGGGACGAGCCAAGGAAGACAGAACTGTATGCCTATGGATCTAAGGAACCACTTAAGACTGCTGGTGTATTTTGGTCAACGATTGTTTACAAGGGTGTAGCGGTAGATAATGCAGAATTTGTTGTCATTGAGGGATCTGGACAGTCCTTATTAAGCTGTGATACAGCTATGCGACTTGGCGTACTTAAAATAGTGCGTCAAATGGAAACCCCGGAAATATCGAATGTTGTTAATAATTACAACGAATTATTTACGGGACTTGGAAAACTGAAAGGTTATCAACTTGAAGTGCCCATTGACCAGGCTGTAACACCTGTAGTGCAACCGACCAGACGTGTGCCATATCAGTTACGAGAGAAGTTGGAAGCTAAAATCAAAGAATTACTCGACTCAGATGTCATTGAACCCGTAAGTGGACCGTCGAAGTGGGTGTCACCTGTCGTCATAATACCAAAGAATGATGGCGACATTCGACTTTGCGTTGACATGAGGCAGGCAAACAGAGCCATACAAAGGACTAGGTATCCGATACCAACAGTGGACCAAGTGTTGCAGGAAATGAATAACAGCAAGTATTTTAGCAAACTGGATATTAAAAACGCGTATCATCAAATTGAACTGTCCCCAGAATCGCGAGAAGTCACAACGTTTACAACACACAGTGGACTAAACAGGTATAAACGTTTAATGTTTGGAATAACATGTGCTCCAGAAATGTACCAGATGATTTTGCAACAAACATTGCAAGGCTGTGAGGGTGTTA from Dreissena polymorpha isolate Duluth1 chromosome 10, UMN_Dpol_1.0, whole genome shotgun sequence encodes the following:
- the LOC127849312 gene encoding uncharacterized protein LOC127849312, which gives rise to MVEIGGVEIKAIIDSGSTCNIVDRKTWKFCKRNDIQCRDEPRKTELYAYGSKEPLKTAGVFWSTIVYKGVAVDNAEFVVIEGSGQSLLSCDTAMRLGVLKIVRQMETPEISNVVNNYNELFTGLGKLKGYQLEVPIDQAVTPVVQPTRRVPYQLREKLEAKIKELLDSDVIEPVSGPSKWVSPVVIIPKNDGDIRLCVDMRQANRAIQRTRRDCGIACTGHAYLQDTPTA